One window of Pyrus communis chromosome 12, drPyrComm1.1, whole genome shotgun sequence genomic DNA carries:
- the LOC137710784 gene encoding sm-like protein LSM8, with protein sequence MSSGPGLESLVDQTISVITNDGRNIVGVLKGFDQSTNIILDESHERVFSTKEGVQQLVLGLYIIRGDNISIVGELDADLDSTVEWSKMRAYPLKPVIH encoded by the exons ATGTCCAGTGGCCCTGGTCTTGAGTCACTCGTTGATC AAACAATTTCAGTTATCACAAATGATGGACGGAATATTGTG ggAGTCTTGAAAGGTTTTGACCAGTCTACTAATATTATTCTTGATGAATCTCATGAACGTGTTTTTTCTACAAAG GAGGGTGTTCAGCAACTCGTGTTGGGGTTGTATATAATCAGAGGTGACAACAT AAGCATTGTTGGGGAATTAGATGCAGATCTTGATTCTACTGTTGAGTGGTCGAAGATGAGAGCTTATCCCCTCAAGCCTGTCATCCACTGA
- the LOC137709713 gene encoding probable aquaporin TIP3-2, giving the protein MPPRRYAFGRADEATHPDSIRATLAEFVATFIFVFAGEGSVLALGKIYKDSGTSASELIAIALAHAFSLFSAISASINVSGGHVNPAVTFGALLGGRLSVIRALYYWVAQLLGAIVASLLLRLVTNGMRTVGFNVASGVAEVHGLILEIVLTFGLVYTVYATAIDPKRGSLGTIAPLAIGFIVGANILVGGPFDGACMNPARAFGPALVGWRWRNHWIYWVGPLLGGGLAALIYEYMVIPTETPHHTHQPLAPEDY; this is encoded by the exons ATGCCGCCTCGTAGATATGCCTTTGGGAGGGCCGACGAGGCCACCCACCCTGACTCCATCAGAGCCACTTTAGCTGAATTCGTTGCCACTTTCATCTTTGTCTTTGCCGGGGAAGGCTCTGTTCTTGCTCTTG GGAAGATTTACAAGGATAGCGGCACATCAGCATCTGAGCTGATAGCCATAGCTCTTGCACAcgccttctctctcttttcagCCATCTCAGCCAGCATTAACGTATCTGGTGGCCATGTCAACCCTGCTGTAACCTTCGGTGCTCTTCTAGGTGGAAGGCTATCCGTTATTCGCGCGCTATACTACTGGGTTGCTCAGCTTCTTGGAGCTATTGTGGCTTCTCTTTTGTTAAGGCTTGTCACAAATGGCATG AGGACAGTGGGGTTCAACGTGGCCTCTGGTGTTGCTGAGGTGCATGGGCTAATACTAGAGATTGTGTTGACATTTGGGTTAGTTTACACCGTATATGCCACTGCCATTGATCCCAAGAGGGGTAGCTTGGGAACCATCGCACCACTGGCCATTGGATTCATTGTCGGGGCAAATATCCTTGTGGGCGGGCCGTTTGATGGGGCATGCATGAACCCAGCAAGGGCGTTTGGACCTGCACTGGTAGGGTGGAGATGGAGGAACCACTGGATCTACTGGGTTGGGCCACTCCTGGGAGGTGGGTTGGCGGCTCTCATATACGAGTACATGGTCATACCAACAGAGACGCCACACCACACTCACCAGCCATTGGCTCCAGAGGATTACTAG
- the LOC137710746 gene encoding uncharacterized protein isoform X3, whose amino-acid sequence MSVLKDIFEHVLYVPGNHDLWCRQEGEIHLDSHQKLKKLLDACRGLGVETSPMVLDGLGIIPLFSWYHESFDREEEITSTHIPSLEMACKDFKACKWSKGLSNGDISLALYFDAMNEKHQSLIKEIQNTCSQIISFSHFVPRQELCPEKRMLFYPKLPKIIGSDCLEARIRSIHGVEGSPSACHVFGHTHFCWDSVIHGIRYVQAPLAYPRERKRRMNGGENWLPFCIYSNGKFSERVSPCYWSDYYSTHPRTPHNTQLAPWVATFYNQT is encoded by the exons ATGTCTGTCTTGAAGGATATATTTGAACATGTTTTGTATGTGCCTGGAAATCATGACCTTTGGTGCCGTCAGGAGGGAGAAATTCAT CTTGATTCTcatcagaaattaaagaaattgCTTGATGCGTGTAGAGGACTTGGAGTTGAGACCAGTCCGATGGTTTTAGATGGCTTAGGAATCATTCCTTTGTTCTCATGGTACCATGAG AGCTTTGATAGGGAGGAGGAAATAACCAGCACCCACATTCCGTCTTTGGAGATG GCATGTAAAGACTTCAAAGCATGCAAGTGGTCCAAGGGGCTGTCAAATGGAGATATCTCACTTGCCCTCTACTTTGATGCAATGAATGAAAAGCATCAGAGTCTGATCAAGGAGATCCAAAACACATGTAGCCAAATAATTTCATTCTCTCATTTTGTTCCCAG GCAAGAGCTATGTCCTGAGAAAAGGATGCTATTCTATCCAAAGCTTCCAAAGATTATTGGTTCTGATTGTCTTGAGGCCCGTATACGGTCAATCCATGGGGTTGAAGGAAGTCCCTCTGCATGTCATGTGTTTGGTCATACACATTTCTGTTGGGATTCTGTCATTCATGGTATCAG GTATGTGCAGGCTCCACTGGCTTACCCAAGAGAACGGAAGAGGAGAATGAATGGGGGTGAAAATTGGTTGCCATTTTGTATCTATAGTAATGGAAAGTTTTCAGAGAGGGTTTCACCGTGTTATTGGTCTGATTATTACTCTACCCACCCAAGAACACCTCATAACACTCAACTCGCCCCTTGGGTTGCCACATTTTACAACCAAACATGA
- the LOC137710746 gene encoding uncharacterized protein isoform X1 codes for MVVSIAPYCLSFAQQACHPNNISKHIALGNYARDTRRGCIRRPQILPSALGDAVGLRVFVLSDLHTDYSENMEWVKCLPTVRYKNDTLIVAGDVAETYNNFIVTMSVLKDIFEHVLYVPGNHDLWCRQEGEIHLDSHQKLKKLLDACRGLGVETSPMVLDGLGIIPLFSWYHESFDREEEITSTHIPSLEMACKDFKACKWSKGLSNGDISLALYFDAMNEKHQSLIKEIQNTCSQIISFSHFVPRQELCPEKRMLFYPKLPKIIGSDCLEARIRSIHGVEGSPSACHVFGHTHFCWDSVIHGIRYVQAPLAYPRERKRRMNGGENWLPFCIYSNGKFSERVSPCYWSDYYSTHPRTPHNTQLAPWVATFYNQT; via the exons ATGGTAGTGAGCATTGCCCCTTATTGCTTGAGTTTTGCTCAACAAGCCTGTCATCCAAACAACATTTCAAAACATATAGCTTTAGGTAACTATGCAAGAGACACAAGGAGAGGTTGTATTAGAAGGCCTCAGATTTTGCCTTCTGCTCTTGGAGATGCTGTTGGGTTACGTGTGTTTGTGCTCTCTGACTTGCACACTGACTATTCTGAGAACATGGAATGGGTCAAGTGCTTACCAACTGTCAGATACAAGAATGATACTCTTATTGTTGCAGGTGACGTCGCTGAGACATACAACAACTTTATCGTGACAATGTCTGTCTTGAAGGATATATTTGAACATGTTTTGTATGTGCCTGGAAATCATGACCTTTGGTGCCGTCAGGAGGGAGAAATTCAT CTTGATTCTcatcagaaattaaagaaattgCTTGATGCGTGTAGAGGACTTGGAGTTGAGACCAGTCCGATGGTTTTAGATGGCTTAGGAATCATTCCTTTGTTCTCATGGTACCATGAG AGCTTTGATAGGGAGGAGGAAATAACCAGCACCCACATTCCGTCTTTGGAGATG GCATGTAAAGACTTCAAAGCATGCAAGTGGTCCAAGGGGCTGTCAAATGGAGATATCTCACTTGCCCTCTACTTTGATGCAATGAATGAAAAGCATCAGAGTCTGATCAAGGAGATCCAAAACACATGTAGCCAAATAATTTCATTCTCTCATTTTGTTCCCAG GCAAGAGCTATGTCCTGAGAAAAGGATGCTATTCTATCCAAAGCTTCCAAAGATTATTGGTTCTGATTGTCTTGAGGCCCGTATACGGTCAATCCATGGGGTTGAAGGAAGTCCCTCTGCATGTCATGTGTTTGGTCATACACATTTCTGTTGGGATTCTGTCATTCATGGTATCAG GTATGTGCAGGCTCCACTGGCTTACCCAAGAGAACGGAAGAGGAGAATGAATGGGGGTGAAAATTGGTTGCCATTTTGTATCTATAGTAATGGAAAGTTTTCAGAGAGGGTTTCACCGTGTTATTGGTCTGATTATTACTCTACCCACCCAAGAACACCTCATAACACTCAACTCGCCCCTTGGGTTGCCACATTTTACAACCAAACATGA
- the LOC137710746 gene encoding uncharacterized protein isoform X2: MVVSIAPYCLSFAQQACHPNNISKHIALGDVAETYNNFIVTMSVLKDIFEHVLYVPGNHDLWCRQEGEIHLDSHQKLKKLLDACRGLGVETSPMVLDGLGIIPLFSWYHESFDREEEITSTHIPSLEMACKDFKACKWSKGLSNGDISLALYFDAMNEKHQSLIKEIQNTCSQIISFSHFVPRQELCPEKRMLFYPKLPKIIGSDCLEARIRSIHGVEGSPSACHVFGHTHFCWDSVIHGIRYVQAPLAYPRERKRRMNGGENWLPFCIYSNGKFSERVSPCYWSDYYSTHPRTPHNTQLAPWVATFYNQT, from the exons ATGGTAGTGAGCATTGCCCCTTATTGCTTGAGTTTTGCTCAACAAGCCTGTCATCCAAACAACATTTCAAAACATATAGCTTTAG GTGACGTCGCTGAGACATACAACAACTTTATCGTGACAATGTCTGTCTTGAAGGATATATTTGAACATGTTTTGTATGTGCCTGGAAATCATGACCTTTGGTGCCGTCAGGAGGGAGAAATTCAT CTTGATTCTcatcagaaattaaagaaattgCTTGATGCGTGTAGAGGACTTGGAGTTGAGACCAGTCCGATGGTTTTAGATGGCTTAGGAATCATTCCTTTGTTCTCATGGTACCATGAG AGCTTTGATAGGGAGGAGGAAATAACCAGCACCCACATTCCGTCTTTGGAGATG GCATGTAAAGACTTCAAAGCATGCAAGTGGTCCAAGGGGCTGTCAAATGGAGATATCTCACTTGCCCTCTACTTTGATGCAATGAATGAAAAGCATCAGAGTCTGATCAAGGAGATCCAAAACACATGTAGCCAAATAATTTCATTCTCTCATTTTGTTCCCAG GCAAGAGCTATGTCCTGAGAAAAGGATGCTATTCTATCCAAAGCTTCCAAAGATTATTGGTTCTGATTGTCTTGAGGCCCGTATACGGTCAATCCATGGGGTTGAAGGAAGTCCCTCTGCATGTCATGTGTTTGGTCATACACATTTCTGTTGGGATTCTGTCATTCATGGTATCAG GTATGTGCAGGCTCCACTGGCTTACCCAAGAGAACGGAAGAGGAGAATGAATGGGGGTGAAAATTGGTTGCCATTTTGTATCTATAGTAATGGAAAGTTTTCAGAGAGGGTTTCACCGTGTTATTGGTCTGATTATTACTCTACCCACCCAAGAACACCTCATAACACTCAACTCGCCCCTTGGGTTGCCACATTTTACAACCAAACATGA